In the genome of Harmonia axyridis chromosome 4, icHarAxyr1.1, whole genome shotgun sequence, the window TAATCCTCTCTCCTAATAAGGCTAAATAGCCATATCACATCTTTTTTCACGTAAAACATctataaaatcaattcaattcacaATTAATGTGGATCCTCTCCAATATAGTggatattgttattttgtattCAATCGGTTAACATCTAATTATATGCTTATATAATATCTTGTTTATGATCGGATACTCACGAGTCTACGACAAAATTATGGAACTAATGAGATTCGAACTATTGTTTGGAATTTCCAtgcaaaaaatatcaataacatACCTAACTTTTTCAATTGATCTCTGTAATCTTTGAAGTTTTATTACGAGTTTCAAAATTCGACGTACAATCAAaatctttgaaattttgttcaaggTTTTATCTACATATCAATTTCATTTGATCTTTGAGGAAAAAACTCAATCATATCCGAAATATGCATTATCCAGTCAGTTTAAAATAAGATCtaggaaacttgaaattttaaatttcttggaTATCAAACGCCCAGATATCTAATGAGGTAAtgctttatgcaaaatttcatgttaatcGCGTTAGCATGACCAtagaaaactgaaaatgaaCAGATAGAATATCTTTAAAAACAGATTGGACAAGactgaaatttatttctctatttcagtaccgtaatgagttcattacagttctaaaaacagtgctgtaattaactcattacagcattgttttcagttatacttttcgttctgtggttgtctacacagacttccaatcctatgaaaattcaacacacgtcaaattgtcaatataacataatttggatatagtgaaatgatttgcaactttattcgaaatttctcttgattctgctaatgcgtaattataaattattttcaaaattcgaaacgtacgattcaaattgaaattccgtaatctgtaaattttcgtaacagtctcaccaactgccaagatacatttcaaatgtaactaggatgtataatctgaagttttcattgaattttgacaatatttcacaaaacttgactgaaatagagaaaatatcgtctaatacttccaacactcatgcgttcgaatttcgcattcgtgttggaataggagcccattctgcaacttgttttagaatatactattatatgtTGAATTGTAACACTAAATCAGTGCTTCTCTAGaagcttttttcgaataatttttggCCCTTCTACACAAACAATTCTAGATATTAGTTATGcaaaatataaaatgacaagTGACAGTTAATGCTCTAATTCTTACTGAGTTTTCATGGTAGTTTAGCCAACTCAGGCAGTATTCTTGAAAACCAATTTCCGTTGCATCGTTATTCCATAAACTTCAGTTGTCAAAAAGGTTTTAAATTTGCAGCTACGAGACCAGCAATGGCATCAGTCAACAAGAACAAGGTTCTCTCGTCAACCCAGGAACAGAAAATGAATCCATCCAAGTAAGAGGACAATACTCTTACGTTGGTGCTGATGGTCGTACCTACACCGTTATCTACGTAGCCGATGAAAATGGTTTCCAACCACAAGGTGAACACATCCCCAAGTAATCTGACAATAAAACTGGAAGTTTCAAAGGAATCGAACACATAGCTACAAATTAAGTTGTTACACTCTGTGATTGTTAGGAGTCAATTTTCAaatcttcatttatttcattttcaaatttcatactTGCATTTTAtaatgtatattgtatattcccTTTGCCGATAAGCATTTGATGCTGCTAATATAGCCTGAGGTTCCGTtggaatatgaagaaattcATCGAATTGTTATATAATCAGCCATTTCACAATTCGTTTATGTGAATTGACTTCTGTTTATATGTTGTACATACTTTGATAATAAATTGTAAAACGAAATCTGCTTAATTCTTTCATTGTCTTGGTTCTTCGAGTATTGGATTTCCTTATTTAACTGAGTGTGAGATATGTTTGCCCAATTCATTGTAAAATATTTATTCTGCAGAAAAATTTGTCTAACCCACATTCACTAATTCGTTTTCCGAAAAGATTGTTTCACctcatttttcgaattttgagcaggaagtggtctcaaacgataaagtATGATTCTATCCTATCTTTCCGGTAACTCTCGAACAAAAACAGGAAGAAACATTAAATTTTTAGGGTAACTATCTACGAATCCAGAATTTCGAAGTTGAGTTCAAAATCACAAAATCCTTATAAGTATTTTGCAGTATGGCAGACCGATATTctatttttctgttaa includes:
- the LOC123679102 gene encoding endocuticle structural glycoprotein SgAbd-5-like; the encoded protein is MKMIVALFAVMALAHAAPQNQADKDAIVTKYDSNNIGVDGYDFVYETSNGISQQEQGSLVNPGTENESIQVRGQYSYVGADGRTYTVIYVADENGFQPQGEHIPK